A genomic window from Vigna radiata var. radiata cultivar VC1973A chromosome 2, Vradiata_ver6, whole genome shotgun sequence includes:
- the LOC106756641 gene encoding scarecrow-like protein 23, giving the protein MLQSLVPRSPRTSNPNDMKTKRPVDTADSPADQPSFKRTNFSADTATEDDQAFDPQPHAAESTGLKLLGLLLQCAECVAMDKLDFANDLLPEIAELSSPFGTSPERVGAYFAQALQARVVSSCLGSYSPLTAKSVTLTQSQRIFNAFQSYNSVSPLVKFSHFTANQAIFQALEGEDRVHIIDLDIMQGLQWPGLFHILASRSKKIRSMRITGFGSSSELLDSTGRRLADFASSLGLPFEFHPVEGKIGSVTELSQLGVRASEAIVVHWMHHCLYDITGSDLGTLRLLTQLRPKLITTVEQDLSHAGSFLARFVEALHYYSALFDALGDGLGTDSLERHTVEQQLLGCEIRNIVAVGGPKRTGEVKVERWADELKRAGFRPVSLRGNPAAQASLLLGMFPWRGYTLVEENGSLKLGWKDLSLLIASAWQPSDLITYPD; this is encoded by the coding sequence ATGCTTCAAAGCTTGGTCCCGCGATCCCCACGCACTTCCAACCCTAACGACATGAAAACTAAGCGACCCGTTGACACCGCTGATTCTCCCGCCGATCAACCTTCTTTCAAGCGGACCAACTTCTCCGCCGATACTGCCACCGAGGACGACCAGGCCTTCGATCCCCAACCCCACGCCGCCGAGTCCACCGGCCTCAAGCTTCTTGGCCTTCTCCTCCAATGTGCCGAGTGCGTCGCCATGGATAAACTCGACTTCGCCAACGACCTCCTCCCGGAGATCGCGGAACTGTCTTCTCCGTTCGGTACCTCGCCGGAGCGCGTCGGGGCTTACTTTGCGCAGGCGCTGCAGGCGCGTGTGGTGAGCTCCTGCCTCGGCTCGTACTCTCCGCTGACCGCGAAATCTGTAACCCTAACTCAGTCGCAGCGAATCTTCAACGCCTTCCAATCCTACAACTCGGTCTCGCCGCTGGTGAAGTTCTCTCACTTCACTGCGAACCAGGCTATCTTCCAGGCCCTGGAAGGGGAGGATCGCGTCCATATCATCGACCTCGATATCATGCAAGGTCTCCAATGGCCGGGATTGTTCCACATCCTTGCCTCTCGCTCGAAGAAGATCCGCTCCATGAGAATCACCGGATTCGGATCCTCCTCGGAGCTCCTCGACTCTACCGGCCGGAGACTCGCGGATTTCGCGAGCTCGCTTGGGCTGCCGTTTGAGTTTCACCCGGTGGAGGGGAAAATCGGAAGCGTGACCGAACTGAGTCAACTCGGCGTTCGAGCCAGCGAGGCGATCGTGGTGCACTGGATGCATCATTGCTTGTATGACATAACCGGGAGCGATTTAGGGACGTTGAGATTGCTGACTCAGCTTAGACCTAAACTGATCACGACCGTCGAGCAGGACCTGAGCCACGCCGGGAGCTTCCTGGCGCGGTTCGTGGAGGCCTTGCATTATTACAGCGCGTTGTTCGACGCGCTCGGGGATGGTTTGGGTACGGACAGCCTCGAGAGGCACACGGTGGAGCAGCAGCTTTTGGGCTGCGAGATCAGGAACATCGTGGCGGTGGGCGGGCCTAAAAGAACCGGTGAGGTTAAGGTGGAGCGGTGGGCGGATGAGCTGAAACGGGCCGGGTTTCGGCCCGTTTCACTCCGGGGCAACCCTGCTGCACAGGCCAGTTTGTTGCTTGGAATGTTCCCTTGGAGAGGTTATACGCTGGTTGAAGAGAATGGTTCCTTGAAGCTTGGTTGGAAGGACCTTTCTCTGTTGATTGCCTCTGCTTGGCAACCCTCTGATTTGATTACTTACCCGGATTGA
- the LOC106756083 gene encoding putative leucine-rich repeat-containing protein DDB_G0290503 isoform X2, with amino-acid sequence MEEETKVVSEVPGTKAVVEADHKNDAIKETNGGLSSEVKKEEEENALDGEFIKVEKEENATDDKSHKTERSSDSPSREFLEAQEKIRELDVELQRLTESLKTSEHENNHLRGEISVTQQKLEESGKKYEELELSHKKLQEQTVEAENKYNQQLSNLEEALQSQEVKQKELLHVKEAFDDINLELENSRKKMQELQDELKLSADEARKFEELHKQSGSHAESEGKKALEFERLLEEAKLTAKGMEDEMASLKEELKGVYDKISENQKIEEALKTTTAELSTIQEELTLSKSQLLEVEKRLSSRDSLVDDLTREVNLIKTSETQLTEDMSALQNLLATSKEELQEKISELESARSKLREEEKLRESIEASLKNQETQFLNVQEELTKLKTENGTLEATVEDLTLNSKKFEELCADLEGKLKLSDENFLRTDSLLSQALSNNAELELKVKSLEDLHNESGAAAATATQRSLELEGHIQTSVEAAEVAKAQLRDLETRFIAAEQKNVELEQQLNLLQLKTSDADREVTELSEKISHLNAKLEETEKEKNLLNDKLQEYMEKVVQLESDLNQSSLRSSILEEELKKVNDKCSEHEDRATMNHQRSRELEDLIQSSNSKLEDSGKKVSELELLLEAEKYRIQELEQQISTLEEKCRVSEEQNDKYLNDLSNLTSKLEAIQTRTSTLEVTLQAANERGKELEDSLNSMTDEKKKLEDASSSLNEKLAEKENLLEILRDDLNLTQGKLQSTESDLRAAEFRESDIIEKLKASEENLVIRGRDIEETASRHSELQLLHESLTRDAEQKLQEAIEKFSNKDSEVQSLLEKIKILEELITRGGEQSTSLKNQLEESLSKLSSLESENEVLKRQVLEAESKISQSSSQNELLVGTNIDLRTKIDELEESLNRALSEKDATTQELVTHKNSLAELNDLQSKSTQIQSANESRILEVESQLQEALQRHTEKESETKVLNEKLNTLENQIKLFEEQALNAVVASGTQKDELEESLIKLKHLQTVIEELQNKSLDHEKETSGLNDENSKLNQEIAIYESKLSDLQSKLSAALAEKDETAKEILTSKNAIDELVSKHSAEVQTLNSQLSSVIDEKNLLNETNQDIKKELQAFILDLEEKLKEQQKIEGSLRYEIEILKMEIAEKSELNEQVGSVQAAASQREAELNSKLVDYEQTLNDRNVLNEKVAELEKELQLVRDTLANQKGAESQKLELETALKNSVEELEIKKKDISLLQKQVADLEQKLQLASDKSPVKGDEGVDQKEGLEVKSRDIGSILSSPSKRKSKKKSEVSSPQTSSASETHVQSGQVSSVINYKFIFGVAIVSIVFGIILGKRY; translated from the exons GAGACAAATGGAGGCTTGTCAAGTGAAgtaaagaaagaagaggaagagaatgCCTTAGATGGAGAATTCATAAAAgttgagaaagaagagaatgCCACAGATGATAAGTCCCACAAAACTGAAAGAAGCTCGGATTCTCCGAGCAGAGAATTTCTAGAAGCTCAAGAGAAGATACGGGAACTTGATGTTGAACTCCAAAGACTAACAGAATCGTTGAAGACCTCTGAGCATGAAAACAATCACCTGAGGGGAGAGATCTCAGTTACACAACAGAAATTGGAGGAAAGTGGTAAGAAATACGAAGAGCTTGAACTGAGTCACAAGAAATTGCAAGAGCAGACAGTTGAAGCCGAGAATAAATATAATCAGCAGCTCAGCAATCTTGAAGAGGCACTTCAGAGTCAAGAAGTGAAGCAAAAGGAGCTTCTTCATGTGAAGGAAGCATTCGACGATATTAACCTTGAGCTTGAAAACTCCAGAAAGAAGATGCAGGAATTGCAGGATGAGCTGAAACTTTCAGCAGACGAGGCTCGGAAATTCGAGGAACTTCATAAGCAGAGTGGATCACATGCTGAATCCGAGGGAAAGAAGGCCTTAGAATTTGAGAGACTACTTGAAGAAGCCAAACTGACTGCAAAAGGAATGGAAGATGAGATGGCCTCCCTTAAAGAAGAACTGAAAGGTGTTTATGATAAGATTTCAGAAAATCAAAAGATTGAAGAAGCACTTAAAACAACCACAGCTGAACTTTCTACTATCCAAGAGGAGTTGACACTTTCAAAATCACAGTTGTTGGAAGTTGAGAAAAGACTGTCTTCAAGGGACTCTTTGGTGGATGACTTGACCCGGGAAGTAAACCTGATAAAGACATCAGAAACACAGCTAACGGAAGACATGTCAGCACTTCAAAATCTATTGGCCACATCGAAGGAAGAACTGCAAGAAAAAATTTCTGAATTGGAATCTGCAAGGTCCAAATTGCGCGAGGAGGAAAAATTGAGGGAATCAATTGAAGCTTCCCTCAAGAATCAAGAAACCCAGTTTCTCAATGTACAAGAGGAGCTGACTAAGCTTAAAACAGAAAATGGAACTCTTGAAGCAACCGTGGAAGATCTAACACTTAATTCGAAGAAGTTTGAGGAGTTATGCGCTGATTTAGAGGGAAAACTAAAGCTATCAGATGAAAACTTTCTCAGAACAGATTCTCTTTTATCTCAGGCGCTTTCAAACAACGCAGAGCTCGAGCTGAAGGTGAAATCACTAGAAGATCTCCATAATGAATCTGGCGCTGCTGCAGCTACTGCTACTCAAAGGAGCCTTGAACTTGAGGGACATATTCAGACTTCCGTTGAAGCTGCAGAAGTTGCAAAAGCACAATTGAGGGACCTGGAAACACGCTTCATAGCAGCAGAGCAGAAGAACGTGGAGCTTGAGCAACAACTAAACTTACTACAATTGAAAACCAGTGATGCTGACAGAGAAGTAACTGAATTGTCCGAAAAAATATCCCATCTCAATGCTAAATTGGAAGAGACCGAGAAAGAGAAGAATCTTCTTAACGACAAATTGCAAGAGTATATGGAAAAGGTCGTTCAACTTGAATCAGACTTGAATCAATCCTCTTTGCGGAGTTCAATATTGGAGGAGGAGCTGAAGAAAGTCAATGACAAATGTTCTGAGCATGAAGACCGAGCCACTATGAACCATCAGCGTAGCCGAGAACTGGAAGATTTAATCCAGAGCTCCAACTCCAAATTGGAAGATTCTGGTAAAAAGGTGAGTGAGTTGGAGTTGTTACTTGAAGCAGAGAAATACAGAATTCAGGAACTTGAACAACAAATAAGCACATTAGAAGAAAAATGCAGGGTTTCAGAAGAGCAAAACGATAAATACCTCAACGATTTGTCTAATTTAACATCAAAACTTGAGGCAATTCAGACACGAACGTCAACCCTCGAAGTTACACTGCAAGCAGCTAATGAAAGAGGAAAGGAGTTGGAAGATTCTCTGAATTCGATGACGGATGAAAAGAAGAAGTTAGAAGATGCTTCTAGCAGTTTGAATGAGAAGCTTGCTGAGAAAGAAAACCTATTGGAAATTTTGAGGGATGATTTAAATCTAACACAAGGTAAATTGCAAAGCACTGAAAGTGATCTCAGGGCTGCTGAATTCAGAGAGAGTGATATAATTGAGAAACTTAAAGCTTCTGAAGAAAATCTTGTCATAAGAGGAAGAGATATAGAGGAAACTGCTTCAAGACACTCGGAACTTCAATTGTTGCATGAGTCTCTGACGAGAGATGCAGAACAGAAACTCCAAGAAGCTATAGAAAAATTCAGCAACAAGGATTCTGAGGTTCAGTCTCTGCTTGAGAAAATTAAGATTTTGGAGGAACTGATTACACGGGGTGGGGAACAGTCTACATCCTTGAAGAATCAACTCGAAGAGAGTTTGAGTAAACTTTCTTCTTTGGAAAGTGAAAACGAAGTTTTGAAACGACAAGTTCTAGAAGCCGAGAGCAAGATTTCTCAGTCTTCTTCCCAAAATGAATTATTGGTTGGAACAAACATCGACCTGAGAACCAAGATTGATGAACTTGAGGAATCACTGAACCGTGCACTATCAGAGAAGGATGCCACTACTCAAGAACTTGTGACCCATAAGAACAGTCTAGCTGAATTGAATGATTTACAATCAAAATCCACTCAAATTCAAAGTGCAAATGAATCCCGCATTCTAGAAGTAGAATCTCAATTACAAGAAGCGTTGCAGAGGCATACTGAGAAGGAATCAGAAACCAAAGTGTTGAATGAGAAGCTGAATACACTAGAGAACCAAATAAAGCTTTTCGAAGAACAGGCACTAAATGCAGTTGTAGCTTCGGGAACTCAAAAAGATGAGCTGGAGGAGAGTCTCATAAAATTAAAGCACCTTCAAACTGTCATTGAGGAACTGCAAAACAAGTCACTCGACCATGAAAAAGAAACTTCTGGGCTAAATGATGAAAACTCAAAGCTTAATCAGGAAATAGCTATCTATGAATCCAAATTAAGTGATTTGCAGTCAAAGCTCTCTGCAGCACTTGCTGAGAAGGATGAAACAGCTAAAGAGATACTCACCTCGAAGAATGCCATCGACGAATTAGTGTCAAAGCATAGTGCAGAGGTGCAGACGCTGAATTCACAG TTATCTTCAGTGATTGATGAGAAGAACTTGCTAAATGAGACTAATCAGGATATAAAGAAGGAACTTCAGGCTTTTATACTTGACCTTGAAGAGAAGTTGAAGGAACAACAGAAAATTGAAGGCTCTCTGAGATATGAGATCGAAATTCTCAAAATGGAGATTGCTGAGAAATCTGAACTAAATGAACAG GTTGGAAGTGTTCAAGCTGCTGCTTCTCAAAGAGAAGCAGAATTAAATTCAAAACTGGTAGACTATGAACAAACACTCAATGATAGGAATGTGCTGAATGAGAAGGTTGCAGAACTTGAGAAAGAGTTGCAACTTGTACGGGATACTCTTGCTAACCAG aaaggaGCAGAATCTCAGAAGTTGGAACTAGAGACAGCCCTGAAGAATTCTGTTGAAGAacttgaaattaagaaaaaagatatCTCTCTTCTACAGAAACAAGTGGCAGATCTAGAGCAGAAATTGCAACTGGCTAGTGATAAATCCCCAGTTAAG GGCGATGAGGGTGTTGATCAGAAAGAAGGGTTGGAAGTGAAGTCCAGGGACATTGGGTCAATCCTCTCGAGTCCATCGAAaaggaaaagcaagaaaaagtcAGAAGTATCAAGTCCTCAAACATCATCTGCGTCCGAGACTCATGTTCAAAGTGGCCAGGTTTCGTCTGTCATAAATTACAAGTTCATCTTTGGAGTAGCTATTGTGTCCATTGTCTTTGGCATAATTCTTGGGAAGCGTTACTAG
- the LOC106756083 gene encoding putative leucine-rich repeat-containing protein DDB_G0290503 isoform X1 — MQCYKEADMEEETKVVSEVPGTKAVVEADHKNDAIKETNGGLSSEVKKEEEENALDGEFIKVEKEENATDDKSHKTERSSDSPSREFLEAQEKIRELDVELQRLTESLKTSEHENNHLRGEISVTQQKLEESGKKYEELELSHKKLQEQTVEAENKYNQQLSNLEEALQSQEVKQKELLHVKEAFDDINLELENSRKKMQELQDELKLSADEARKFEELHKQSGSHAESEGKKALEFERLLEEAKLTAKGMEDEMASLKEELKGVYDKISENQKIEEALKTTTAELSTIQEELTLSKSQLLEVEKRLSSRDSLVDDLTREVNLIKTSETQLTEDMSALQNLLATSKEELQEKISELESARSKLREEEKLRESIEASLKNQETQFLNVQEELTKLKTENGTLEATVEDLTLNSKKFEELCADLEGKLKLSDENFLRTDSLLSQALSNNAELELKVKSLEDLHNESGAAAATATQRSLELEGHIQTSVEAAEVAKAQLRDLETRFIAAEQKNVELEQQLNLLQLKTSDADREVTELSEKISHLNAKLEETEKEKNLLNDKLQEYMEKVVQLESDLNQSSLRSSILEEELKKVNDKCSEHEDRATMNHQRSRELEDLIQSSNSKLEDSGKKVSELELLLEAEKYRIQELEQQISTLEEKCRVSEEQNDKYLNDLSNLTSKLEAIQTRTSTLEVTLQAANERGKELEDSLNSMTDEKKKLEDASSSLNEKLAEKENLLEILRDDLNLTQGKLQSTESDLRAAEFRESDIIEKLKASEENLVIRGRDIEETASRHSELQLLHESLTRDAEQKLQEAIEKFSNKDSEVQSLLEKIKILEELITRGGEQSTSLKNQLEESLSKLSSLESENEVLKRQVLEAESKISQSSSQNELLVGTNIDLRTKIDELEESLNRALSEKDATTQELVTHKNSLAELNDLQSKSTQIQSANESRILEVESQLQEALQRHTEKESETKVLNEKLNTLENQIKLFEEQALNAVVASGTQKDELEESLIKLKHLQTVIEELQNKSLDHEKETSGLNDENSKLNQEIAIYESKLSDLQSKLSAALAEKDETAKEILTSKNAIDELVSKHSAEVQTLNSQLSSVIDEKNLLNETNQDIKKELQAFILDLEEKLKEQQKIEGSLRYEIEILKMEIAEKSELNEQVGSVQAAASQREAELNSKLVDYEQTLNDRNVLNEKVAELEKELQLVRDTLANQKGAESQKLELETALKNSVEELEIKKKDISLLQKQVADLEQKLQLASDKSPVKGDEGVDQKEGLEVKSRDIGSILSSPSKRKSKKKSEVSSPQTSSASETHVQSGQVSSVINYKFIFGVAIVSIVFGIILGKRY, encoded by the exons GAGACAAATGGAGGCTTGTCAAGTGAAgtaaagaaagaagaggaagagaatgCCTTAGATGGAGAATTCATAAAAgttgagaaagaagagaatgCCACAGATGATAAGTCCCACAAAACTGAAAGAAGCTCGGATTCTCCGAGCAGAGAATTTCTAGAAGCTCAAGAGAAGATACGGGAACTTGATGTTGAACTCCAAAGACTAACAGAATCGTTGAAGACCTCTGAGCATGAAAACAATCACCTGAGGGGAGAGATCTCAGTTACACAACAGAAATTGGAGGAAAGTGGTAAGAAATACGAAGAGCTTGAACTGAGTCACAAGAAATTGCAAGAGCAGACAGTTGAAGCCGAGAATAAATATAATCAGCAGCTCAGCAATCTTGAAGAGGCACTTCAGAGTCAAGAAGTGAAGCAAAAGGAGCTTCTTCATGTGAAGGAAGCATTCGACGATATTAACCTTGAGCTTGAAAACTCCAGAAAGAAGATGCAGGAATTGCAGGATGAGCTGAAACTTTCAGCAGACGAGGCTCGGAAATTCGAGGAACTTCATAAGCAGAGTGGATCACATGCTGAATCCGAGGGAAAGAAGGCCTTAGAATTTGAGAGACTACTTGAAGAAGCCAAACTGACTGCAAAAGGAATGGAAGATGAGATGGCCTCCCTTAAAGAAGAACTGAAAGGTGTTTATGATAAGATTTCAGAAAATCAAAAGATTGAAGAAGCACTTAAAACAACCACAGCTGAACTTTCTACTATCCAAGAGGAGTTGACACTTTCAAAATCACAGTTGTTGGAAGTTGAGAAAAGACTGTCTTCAAGGGACTCTTTGGTGGATGACTTGACCCGGGAAGTAAACCTGATAAAGACATCAGAAACACAGCTAACGGAAGACATGTCAGCACTTCAAAATCTATTGGCCACATCGAAGGAAGAACTGCAAGAAAAAATTTCTGAATTGGAATCTGCAAGGTCCAAATTGCGCGAGGAGGAAAAATTGAGGGAATCAATTGAAGCTTCCCTCAAGAATCAAGAAACCCAGTTTCTCAATGTACAAGAGGAGCTGACTAAGCTTAAAACAGAAAATGGAACTCTTGAAGCAACCGTGGAAGATCTAACACTTAATTCGAAGAAGTTTGAGGAGTTATGCGCTGATTTAGAGGGAAAACTAAAGCTATCAGATGAAAACTTTCTCAGAACAGATTCTCTTTTATCTCAGGCGCTTTCAAACAACGCAGAGCTCGAGCTGAAGGTGAAATCACTAGAAGATCTCCATAATGAATCTGGCGCTGCTGCAGCTACTGCTACTCAAAGGAGCCTTGAACTTGAGGGACATATTCAGACTTCCGTTGAAGCTGCAGAAGTTGCAAAAGCACAATTGAGGGACCTGGAAACACGCTTCATAGCAGCAGAGCAGAAGAACGTGGAGCTTGAGCAACAACTAAACTTACTACAATTGAAAACCAGTGATGCTGACAGAGAAGTAACTGAATTGTCCGAAAAAATATCCCATCTCAATGCTAAATTGGAAGAGACCGAGAAAGAGAAGAATCTTCTTAACGACAAATTGCAAGAGTATATGGAAAAGGTCGTTCAACTTGAATCAGACTTGAATCAATCCTCTTTGCGGAGTTCAATATTGGAGGAGGAGCTGAAGAAAGTCAATGACAAATGTTCTGAGCATGAAGACCGAGCCACTATGAACCATCAGCGTAGCCGAGAACTGGAAGATTTAATCCAGAGCTCCAACTCCAAATTGGAAGATTCTGGTAAAAAGGTGAGTGAGTTGGAGTTGTTACTTGAAGCAGAGAAATACAGAATTCAGGAACTTGAACAACAAATAAGCACATTAGAAGAAAAATGCAGGGTTTCAGAAGAGCAAAACGATAAATACCTCAACGATTTGTCTAATTTAACATCAAAACTTGAGGCAATTCAGACACGAACGTCAACCCTCGAAGTTACACTGCAAGCAGCTAATGAAAGAGGAAAGGAGTTGGAAGATTCTCTGAATTCGATGACGGATGAAAAGAAGAAGTTAGAAGATGCTTCTAGCAGTTTGAATGAGAAGCTTGCTGAGAAAGAAAACCTATTGGAAATTTTGAGGGATGATTTAAATCTAACACAAGGTAAATTGCAAAGCACTGAAAGTGATCTCAGGGCTGCTGAATTCAGAGAGAGTGATATAATTGAGAAACTTAAAGCTTCTGAAGAAAATCTTGTCATAAGAGGAAGAGATATAGAGGAAACTGCTTCAAGACACTCGGAACTTCAATTGTTGCATGAGTCTCTGACGAGAGATGCAGAACAGAAACTCCAAGAAGCTATAGAAAAATTCAGCAACAAGGATTCTGAGGTTCAGTCTCTGCTTGAGAAAATTAAGATTTTGGAGGAACTGATTACACGGGGTGGGGAACAGTCTACATCCTTGAAGAATCAACTCGAAGAGAGTTTGAGTAAACTTTCTTCTTTGGAAAGTGAAAACGAAGTTTTGAAACGACAAGTTCTAGAAGCCGAGAGCAAGATTTCTCAGTCTTCTTCCCAAAATGAATTATTGGTTGGAACAAACATCGACCTGAGAACCAAGATTGATGAACTTGAGGAATCACTGAACCGTGCACTATCAGAGAAGGATGCCACTACTCAAGAACTTGTGACCCATAAGAACAGTCTAGCTGAATTGAATGATTTACAATCAAAATCCACTCAAATTCAAAGTGCAAATGAATCCCGCATTCTAGAAGTAGAATCTCAATTACAAGAAGCGTTGCAGAGGCATACTGAGAAGGAATCAGAAACCAAAGTGTTGAATGAGAAGCTGAATACACTAGAGAACCAAATAAAGCTTTTCGAAGAACAGGCACTAAATGCAGTTGTAGCTTCGGGAACTCAAAAAGATGAGCTGGAGGAGAGTCTCATAAAATTAAAGCACCTTCAAACTGTCATTGAGGAACTGCAAAACAAGTCACTCGACCATGAAAAAGAAACTTCTGGGCTAAATGATGAAAACTCAAAGCTTAATCAGGAAATAGCTATCTATGAATCCAAATTAAGTGATTTGCAGTCAAAGCTCTCTGCAGCACTTGCTGAGAAGGATGAAACAGCTAAAGAGATACTCACCTCGAAGAATGCCATCGACGAATTAGTGTCAAAGCATAGTGCAGAGGTGCAGACGCTGAATTCACAG TTATCTTCAGTGATTGATGAGAAGAACTTGCTAAATGAGACTAATCAGGATATAAAGAAGGAACTTCAGGCTTTTATACTTGACCTTGAAGAGAAGTTGAAGGAACAACAGAAAATTGAAGGCTCTCTGAGATATGAGATCGAAATTCTCAAAATGGAGATTGCTGAGAAATCTGAACTAAATGAACAG GTTGGAAGTGTTCAAGCTGCTGCTTCTCAAAGAGAAGCAGAATTAAATTCAAAACTGGTAGACTATGAACAAACACTCAATGATAGGAATGTGCTGAATGAGAAGGTTGCAGAACTTGAGAAAGAGTTGCAACTTGTACGGGATACTCTTGCTAACCAG aaaggaGCAGAATCTCAGAAGTTGGAACTAGAGACAGCCCTGAAGAATTCTGTTGAAGAacttgaaattaagaaaaaagatatCTCTCTTCTACAGAAACAAGTGGCAGATCTAGAGCAGAAATTGCAACTGGCTAGTGATAAATCCCCAGTTAAG GGCGATGAGGGTGTTGATCAGAAAGAAGGGTTGGAAGTGAAGTCCAGGGACATTGGGTCAATCCTCTCGAGTCCATCGAAaaggaaaagcaagaaaaagtcAGAAGTATCAAGTCCTCAAACATCATCTGCGTCCGAGACTCATGTTCAAAGTGGCCAGGTTTCGTCTGTCATAAATTACAAGTTCATCTTTGGAGTAGCTATTGTGTCCATTGTCTTTGGCATAATTCTTGGGAAGCGTTACTAG
- the LOC106755657 gene encoding NAC domain-containing protein 35, whose protein sequence is MATMEDMSMSGEIALPGFRFHPTEEELLDFYLKNMVVGKKLRYDVIGFLNIYHHDPWDLPDLAKVGEREWYFFVPRDKKHGSGGRPNRTTEKGFWKATGSDRKIVTLSDPKRIIGLRKTLVFYMGRAPSGRKTDWVMNEYRLPDNCKLPKEIVLCKIYRKATSLKVLEERAEREMKQMVGSPASPPSSTDTMSFSSPQEEANVTLPLPLLQHVLKKESESEETMGCVVPKQEKTNNNKGSCGASSLQMPFGKDNLPDLQLPMLTDWTQDTFWAQLNSPWLQNLTPSNILNFY, encoded by the exons ATGGCCACCATGGAAGACATGAGCATGAGTGGAGAAATTGCACTTCCTGGCTTCCGATTCCACCCCACAGAGGAAGAGCTTCTGGATTTCTATCTTAAGAACATGGTTGTTGGCAAGAAACTCCGTTACGACGTTATTGGTTTCCTCAACATCTATCACCATGATCCTTGGGACTTACCTG ATTTGGCTAAGGTTGGGGAGAGAGAATGGTACTTCTTCGTGCCGAGGGACAAGAAGCATGGAAGCGGAGGAAGGCCAAACCGGACCACCGAGAAAGGGTTTTGGAAAGCAACCGGCTCAGACCGGAAAATAGTCACTCTGTCTGATCCCAAACGCATAATCGGGTTAAGGAAGACCCTGGTTTTCTACATGGGAAGAGCCCCCAGTGGCCGCAAAACCGATTGGGTCATGAATGAGTACCGTTTACCTGACAATTGCAAATTACCCAAG GAAATAGTGTTGTGCAAGATATATAGAAAGGCAACTTCGTTGAAAGTGCTGGAGGAAAGAGCAGAGAGAGAGATGAAACAAATGGTGGGTTCCCCTGCTTCTCCTCCTTCATCGACGGACACCATGTCCTTCAGCAGTCCACAGGAAGAGGCAAACGTGACCTTGCCTCTGCCATTGTTGCAGCATGTTCTTAAGAAAGAGTCTGAATCTGAAGAAACAATGGGTTGTGTAGTGCCTAAACAagagaaaacaaacaacaacaaaggtAGTTGTGGGGCATCTTCCCTACAAATGCCCTTTGGGAAGGACAATCTTCCGGACCTGCAGCTTCCCATGTTAACAGATTGGACCCAAGATACCTTCTGGGCTCAGTTGAATAGTCCATGGCTCCAAAACTTAACTCCTTCCAACATCTTAAACTTTTACTGA